GAAATTGCATGGAATTATGGTGTGAGTTTTGTACAGGGTTTTCCGTTGTTCAATAAGAATGCAGAGTTCGTTGTGGACTTTTACCGTACCGATTTCCAAAACCAGGTGGTTACCGATGTATTCAATTCTCCTCAGGCTGTCGACTTTTACAACCTTAACGGGAAGTTGTATGCCAACAGCCTCCAGGTGGAGCTGAATTATGAGATAACTATGCATTTCAATATCCGCACGGCCTATAAATACTACGACATCAGTACCGATTATGCCACTGCCGGGGCGCAGCAAAGGCCATTGCAGGCAAAGCACCGCTTCTTTACCAACATAGCCTATGAGACACATATTGGCGACCATGGCAAACAATGGAAATTCGACTTTACCTACAACTGGATGGGCAAACAACGCCTGCCTTATACCGGCAGCAACCCTGTACAGTACCAGATGGGCGATTATTCGCCGGCATTCTCGCTGATGAATGCGCAGGTAACGCGTACGTTCTCCAGTGTATTCGAAGCCTATGTGGGGGCCGAAAACCTGGGCAATTACCAGCAGAAAAAGGCGATCCTGGGTAACGACAACCCTTTTGGCCCGTATTTTGACAGTAGTATTATCTATGCGCCTGTTTTTGGGCAGATGTATTATGCGGGTATACGTTTTAAGATAAAATAATAAATTTGCTCCGAACTTCCCCTCCTTTGGAGGGGTGCCCGAAGGGCGGGGTGGTTTCAACAACATAAATAATAGAAAATACAATGAAAAGACTAATTCTAATACTACTGATAACCCTTACCGGGCTATCTGTACAGGCACAGGAAAAAAAGGACAAGAACGCCAAATACGAAATTGAGGTAAAAGGCAACTGCGACCAGTGTAAGAAACGCATAGAAAAAGCGGCCTACAGCGTGAAAGGCGTAAAGTCGGCAGTATGGCATGAAGACCAACAAGACCTCGATCTTATCATCGACGAGACAAAATGCAGCCTTAATGATGTGCGCGCAGCCATCGCTAAAGCAGGCCATGATACCGATACCATAAAGGCAGAGAAAGCAGACTACGATAATCTGCATAGTTGCTGCAAGTATGACAGGGGATAACCTCTGTCTCATAAACCTAATAGTTCCCCAAAAATCCTTTGGGGAATTTTTTTTGAAAAATTTTCATGGAAATGAATTTTACAGATTAAAAATCATATA
Above is a genomic segment from Flavobacterium album containing:
- a CDS encoding heavy-metal-associated domain-containing protein — its product is MKRLILILLITLTGLSVQAQEKKDKNAKYEIEVKGNCDQCKKRIEKAAYSVKGVKSAVWHEDQQDLDLIIDETKCSLNDVRAAIAKAGHDTDTIKAEKADYDNLHSCCKYDRG